The genomic window TTTTTTAGGGAAGTATTTGGCGATAAACTGGGAGGATGAAGTTGTAAAAGAGCTTGTGAAAGATTGTTGTGACCATTTATACATTAGAGATAATGCTCATGCTGTGATTTTTCTAACGCATCACACAAACAGAACAGATATTATAAAAAAAATAATAGAGGTGTCATCTGACCTTTTTTCAGACGTTGAACCTATCTCTTTTAATGGGGATACCGAGTTTCTGAATGACTTCATTGAGGAAGCGTCTAAAGTTATTATCGGTGAGATTGATACTGAAAAAAATCAAGAGGCGGAAAGGAGAAGTAAAGATGACATTGAGGTTAATGGAGAAGTGGATGAGTATGCACAACCTTTAGAAGAGTTGAATTTCCAAGATAAAATAAACCTTATGTTTAAAACTGTTGAAATACTTGGATTAATTGCCAAAAATTACTACGGTTCTTTAAGGAATTCTTTTAAAAAAGAAATCATAGATGAATCTTTTGAAGCCCCTCTTCGTGCTTTGAAACATTTTTTTATGGCTTTAGAAAAAGCTCAAGAACCCTTGGTTAGAGAGCTTTCAACAATAATGGCTGAAAGGTCTTCTGCGGAAGATGATAATGAAAAATTAGCTAAAAAATTGTTATTTGATATTTTTGGTATTATGTCTTTTTCTTTTATACATAAAGCAGCTGCTTCAGTTAGCTCGGCTAAACTAAAAGAAGTGATAAGTGAAGTGGCAAAAGAAAAAGATTTGGTTGCTTACAAGTTGATAGATTTATCTACTCGCATGGAAGTGCCAGGAAATATTCCTTTTGCATATATAAGTGAGATAAAAAGAATTACTGAAGGTAATCACTTTTCAAGAAGACTATTAGAGTCAGTTGTTATTAGGCATTTGTATATGTTTAAAACAAGTGATGCTGATAAGCAAAGGTTAAGTCAGATACTTAATTTTGATATTGGAAAGCAAAGGGCTCTTGCGTCTCAAAGCAATAAGAAGAGAAAGTCATGATTTTAATGATTTTTTAGCTTGTTTAAGTGCTGCGATATATATTAAAGCGAATTTTATTGGGGTGGTCAGGGAAGGACTCAGTCCAATGATATGCCCCCCATCTAGCATCGTCAGGTTGAGGTTATATCTTGCCAAAGAGGGTTCTTGCAGACATGCTTCTGATCGTTGGCGGAGTACACGACTAAATTGAATATAAATTTTTTCCATCATCCTCTTTGCGGTCTTAATCAGCTCCCATGACTAGCCCATGAGCCGAATATAAATCATAATCGGCTCATAATATGATCTGAATAGGCGGGCAATCGGCTCATGTATATCTGGGAACAGCGGCATTGGCCGCATTTTGAGTGGGATGAGCCCGTTCTTCGGCCTACGCTGGATGCCCTGCGGTTACTGCAGGGCAGGGTGTTGGGTAAAACTGAGGCGGCCTACGGTCAGGCTGATCTGGACGTGGAAATGGATGCGCTGATCCAGAATGCACTTCGTACCAGCGAAATCGAAGGTGAGCGCCTGGATGTGGACTCTGTGAGGTCTTCCGTTGCCCGCCAGCTAGGGTTAGAGCAGGCCGGTGTCTCTGCCAGAACAACACCAGAATCTGAAGCGCTGGTCGAGCTATTGCTGCAATCCACGCATCAGTTGGATGAACCGCTTTCCCGAGAACAGCTTTGCCTCTGGCAATCCATGCTGTTTGTGCAAGGCCCCGGCGTGCTTGGCAATGTACGTGTTGGCAAGTTGCGTGGCGATTACCCCATGCAAGTGGTTTCGGGGCGGCTTGATCAGCCTACCGTTCATTTTGAAGCGCCGCCACGTGGGCAGTTGGAGGTTGAGCTGGATGCGTTTCTTGCGTGGTTCAACCACCCACCTCAGGGGCTTGATGGGCTGGTTCGCGCTGGCATTACCCATTTATGGTTGATTACCTTGCACCCCTTTGATGATGGCAATGGCCGCGTCACTCGGGCGGTGACAGACCGAGCACTGGCACAGGCAGAGCATCAATCTGTCCGCTTCTATTCACTAAGCGCTGCCATCATGGCAAGGCGCAGCGCTTACTACGATCAGCTTGAAAGCGTTCAGCAAGGCAGCCTCGATATTACGCCGTGGCTGTTGTGGTTTCTGGAGACGTTGAAAGAGGCGCTTGAACAGGCACTGTTAAGAATCGACCGTGTATTAATCAAAGCCACCTTCTGGCAGCGTCATGCGACCACCGTGCTGAACGAACGACAGATCAAGGTGCTGAACCGGTTGTTGGATACCGCAGGAGAGGAGTTTGCGCAGGGTATTAATGCCCGCAAGTACCAATCGCTGGCTAAAGTGAGTAAAGCCACTGCCACGCGGGATTTGGCTGAACTGGTGGATAAAGGCTGCCTTTATCAGCTTCCCGGTGGTGGGCGAAGTACGCGTTATTCGGTGACGCCCAGATGAGTAGTGGATGTACGCAAGCCGCTATGCTATGACTAATGCTCTACGTCATCGTTATGGAACACGAAGGGTTGATGGCTTTTCAGGTGTCAGCCTATAACGACAAGGAACGGTTATGTCTGAACAATAAGTACGCATTTTTACCTCGACTGACGGCCAAGCACAGCTGGAAGTGGCGCTGGATCAAGAAACCATCTGGCTGAGCCAAGCTCAGATGGCTGAATTGTTCGGTAAAGATGTCCGAACTGTCAATGAGCATGTAGGAAATGTATTCGTTGAGGGCGAATTGGAAAAAGCTTTAACTATCCGGAAATTCCGGATAGTTCGCCAAGAGGGTAGGCGCCAAGTTCAGCGGGAGATCGATCACTACAATCTGGATATGATCATCTCCGTTGGTTATCGGGTGAAATCTCAGCGTGGCGTCCAATTTCGCAAATGGGCCACTCAAGTTCTCAAAGATCACCTAGTGCAGGGCTATACCCTCAATCAGCGCCGCCTAACCGAGCGTGGCATTGAGTTCGAGCAGGCCGTTGATCTGCTCAGCCGCACCTTGACCAACCAAGGCCTGGTCTCCAACGAAGGAGAGGCCGTCGCCCGGGTGATCAGCGACTACGCCCGCTCCTGGAGTTTGCTACAGGGCTACGATGAGCAGCAGCTCGCGGAAGTAGGTATTAAGCAGCCGGATATGCAGCCCTTAGGGTTGGAAGAGGCACTTCAGGCCATCGGCGAGCTTAAACAGACCCTGATTGCCAAAGGGGAGGCCACCGAGTTGTTCGGTCAGTTACGGGGTGACGGTCTGGCGTCTGCCCTGGCCACCATTGAGCAAGGTTTTGGGGATGAGCTTTTTTACCCTAACGTCGCCACCCGCGCTGCACACCTGCTTTATTTTGTGATCAAGAATCATCCTCTGGCCGATGGCAACAAACGCTGCGGCTCCTTTCTATTCCTGTGGTACCTGCGCCGCAACGCCGCGTTGCTGGCAAAGCGAGTAGAGCAATTTATCAATGACAATACTCTAGTGGCTCTGGCCCTATTGGTGGCGGAAAGTCAGCCGGATCAGAAGACGCTGATGATCCGGTTAATTGAGCACTTCCTGCTGCTGAAAGCGCCCAGCTGTGGATAAGGAGACCCCAAGACTGAAGGTCAGCTGGACGCAGAAGACGGCTAGGAAAGATTTGCGAAGCCCTGGTAAACGCCGTGGTGCATCGTGATTACAGCAATGCCGGGCGTGATATCAAAGTCGGCATCTACGATGACATACTGAACATCGTCTCTCCCGGTGGCCTCCCAAATGGCCTCACCCTGAGCGAAGCCTTAAAAGGCCGCTCGGAAATCCGCAATAAAGTGCTGGCCCGGGTCTTCAAGGAGTTGGGTTACATCGAACAGTGGGGCAGCGGCATGAGCCGTATTCGGGAACTGTGTCAGCAAGCGAGCAACCCCGAGCCTGCATTCAGTGAAAGCGGGGATTTTGTGGATATTGAGTTTGCCAGGGATACCAGCCTGGCGGCTACAGATACCGATGAAACAGGTGGCCCAATGGATGGCTCAATGGGTGGCTCAATCTCAGGGAAGGTGGCTCAAACCGAACTCACCGATCGCCAGTTAGCCGTACTGGAACTCATCAAGCGAGACCCACACATGCCCTACCGGAAAATGGCAGAAGAACTCGGTATCAACGACTCCGCAGTAAAGAAGCATTTGGACAAGCTGAAGGCAGCTGGCGCGATTGAACGGGTTGGCGGTACGCGGGGCTACTGGAAGGTGAAAGTATGAGAAGGGATAAGGCAATGAGATCGACTGGGCAGTTACGGGAGCCGTTGGCGGAGAGCGACCGGCTGGAAGCTGTGGAGCTAATACTGCAGCAAGCAGAGGTTTTATCGAATCATTGGACTCTTTCTCAGTATGGAATCAACATGACACCTAACCAAGCCCGCACGATCTCCATTCGCATCTTTTTGGCTGATGGCACCCCTGAAGGACTGCGAGCAGCTGAGAAATCCAATTGAACGGGTAGGGCAGTGGTCGCTAACAAGGCTGATCTGACATGACAAGCGTCGCCATTTTCGTGGATACCCAGAACGTCTACTACACCGTGCGCGAAGCCTACGGCAAACACTTCGATTATCGCCGGTTCTGGGCGAAGGTGACGGCGAACCGAGCAGTGTTGGCTGCCCGCTGCTACGCCATCGACAAGGGCGATGCCAAGCAGCGTGAGTTTCAGAATATCCTCCGTTCGATTGGCTTTGATGTTCGGCTAAAACCGTTTATCCAGCGCATGGATGGTTCCGCCAAGGGCGACTGGGACGTGGGTATCACGCTGGATGCTATCGAATACGCGGCGAAAGCGGATGTGGTGGTGCTGGTCTCTGGCGATGGCGATTTTGATCTGCTGGCGCAGAAAATTCGTGAGGTGTACGGCAAGCGTGTCGAGGTCTACGGCGTGGCCCAGCTCACCGCGGCCTCCCTCATTAATGCTGCGAGCCAGTTTATACCGATTGAACGCGATCTGCTGCTTGGGTGAGTCAGCATATAAAGTACCGATAACAACAAAGTCACAAATAGGAAATAGTTCCAAAGTTTGCCCAAGGTAATAGTGAACTTTATTGAATAAGTGAGCTTTGTGCTTTTAATTTGCCAAGTACCTTGTATTATTTAATTACATCATAATTAAGTAATTTAAGGGTTGTTAACATGAAGTTTCGCTATCTCTTGGCGCCAATTACGGCTGCTGTCATTTTATCTGGCTGTGCCACTAGTCAGCAAAACGTGACAGAAACCGAGGAATTCAAAGAGTTGATGAGCCGTCAGGCCCAATTAACGGCTGAGAACAATCGGCTAGAAGAATTGTTAAATGAATCATCCCAATCAAGTCTTCTGCCACCGAATGCCAAGCCTAATCATTGTTATGCGCGCGTTGTCGTTCCTGCTGTCTATAAAACCGAGACCGAAACAGTGTTGGTCGCTGAAGAAAGCGAGCGCGTAACGGTGATTCCGGCTCAGTATGAAACGGTTACCGAGCGGGTAGTCGTCGAAGAAGCCTACGAAGAACTCAGGGTAATTCCTGCTACCTATAAAACAGTCACCGAACAGGTTTTGGTATCTGAAGCCAGTACAGAGCTCAGGACAATTCCAGCCGAGTACCGTACGGTGACTGAAGAGATTATGGTTAGCCCAGCTTATACGACTTGGGAGAAGGGTAGAGGCGCGATTGAGCGTATTGATCAAGCGACGGGCGAGATCATGTGTCTTGTTGAAGTGCCGGCTGAATACAAGACGGTCACGCGTCAGGAGCTTGTCAGCCCTGAAAGAACCGTTGAAGTAGACGTGCCCGCCCAGTACAAAACGGTGACGCGTCGCGTGGTTGATCAGCCAGCACGCACTGAAACAGTGACTGTTCCGGCGGTTTATGAAACCGTTGAAGTGGTGCGTGAAGTGCGTAAGCCGCAGCAGCAAAAAACCAGGATTCCAGCGGAGTATGCCGAGGTGACCAAGCAGCGTATGGTCAGTGATGCAGACCTGGAATGGCGTGAAATACTGTGTGAAACCAACACGACCGAAGACGTCGTACGTCGTGTGCAAGTGGCGCTTGAGCAGAAAGGCTATGACCCTGTGTGGATTGACGGCGTCTATGGTGACAGGACACGTAATGCTGTTATTCAGTACCAGAAGGATAACGGCCTACCATATGGCCAGTTGACCATGGGAACATTGCAGCACATGGGCGTTGAGCTGTAAGCAGCGAGCCTGAACGACCCAAAAACTGATAATCATCATTTTAAAGCACCTGGCAGACGCCTTGTCTGTCAGGTGCTTTTTTGTGTAGGACTTACAAGTCAGCAGGGCTGTTCGGCCAAGCGCAGCCTGTTAACATACCAGGCGTTCTAGCACTTTTACCCGCTCACACTGTTTTTGTTTTAAGAGACTTCTATGTCTGATAGCCATCTCACCAATAATGCCATGGGGCTGTACATTGCGCTGATTCAGCACCGTTGGCAGCAATTTTTTGATAGCGCATCGGTGAATCGTGGCCTCTACTATGCCCAGCATGGGAATGTGTTGGACGGCGTGACGATTGAACGCGATGAGGAGTGGCTGACTCTCTCCGGTGAGGTTAAGGGGAGTGAAAAGTGCCCTTACCAGACAGCTATCACTATCAATGTGCTTGATAGGGAGTTGTTAACCGACTGTAGCTGTCCGGTGGGTTCCAGATGCAAGCATGCGGTGGCCTTGATCCAGGCTTTTCTGAACCAGATGATTGGCGGGCCTGAAAATCGGAAGGAACGTCAGTTGTCTTCCGGGGGTGCGGGTAAACCGAATGAACATGACATGCTCAAAAAGCGCTGGGAAAACTGGATCACACAGCTATCGTCAGCCTCAGCGTCGCCTGATCCGCAAGACTGTGTCGGTGCCGAGTACCGGCTGGCTCTTTTTGTTGATAGCCGTGATTGGGCGGGGCAAATTCAAAATCTCGCGGTGTTGCCGGTATGGTTGCGTCCCTCCAAGCAGAAAAGTAAAAGCAAAAAGCAGAGCTGGGTGTCGCCACGTCCTATTGATGTTGAGTACGGCGGCAAGCTGTTGCCAGCCCCTGAAGGAGGTTGGCCGTCTGAGCAGGAAGACCTTCTTGATCAACTGATGCACGGCGGGCACGAGTTCAGTTGGTCCAGAGCGCATGAACGCTTGAAGCTGGTATCCCATGCCTTTCAGGCCCGCGCATTGTGGACCCTGATAGAAAGTGACACACCGCCATTAGTGTTTTTCCGCAAGCAGACGGGGCCTCAGCTGGAACCTGGCGGCGATTGCCAATTGGCGCCGCGCTGGCAGGCAGACAGCAAGGGAGTGCAGCATCTGAAAGCCGCCACTTTGCCGGAAGGTGCCCTTTCATCTAATGCGATGATTGCCAAGGTTGGGCGCGGCCTTTGCTATCTCGACCCTGATAAGGGGTTGTTTGGCCGCATGGAGGGCTCTGTCGAGCTGGTTGAAAAGCTACATCGATCACCGCCGGTGCCACCAGAGATCAGCCGCTGGCTGAGTGAGCGGCTTGATCAATTGCCAGCGTTTGCTGATCAGCTTCCGCCGCCAACAAAAGTAGAAGAGAAAACCCTCAAGAATGTCGCGCCAACACTCAAGGTGACTATGTGCGTGGCGGAAGGCCAGGTTGGCTTTCGCCACGGTGCGCCGCTGCCGCGCTGGGTTCGCGTGGGGGCTGGCGTGGTGAGCTTTGACTACGCGGGCATTGACGTGCCGCCGGAAGAAAAAAACACCTCCCAAGGGTACCGTGATGGGCAGCGATTGACGGTTCAGCGGGATCTTGAAGCTGAGCGCGCGCTGGTACGCAAACTGCCATCCGGCATGGTGATCCTCGAACAGCTGATGAAAGTGGATGCTGTCCCTGATCATCTGGAGGTACCACCCTGGACCCTGCTGCTGCCCCGTAATGGCGAACTGCCCAGGCAGGCAACCGAGTGGCAAACGCATCTGGCCGGCCCCGATGAGTGGTGGGCGATGATTGATATCCTGCGTAAAGCGGGTTGCCTGATTGCGTTCAGCGATGAGTTCCCTAAACCCCCGATCTACCTGGAGCCTGAAGCCTGGTACGGTGAGCTTGAGCCGTCGGGCAATGGCTGGTTTGACCTGGCGCTGGATATCGACGTGGAGGGGGAGCGGATCAACCTTCTGCCGATTCTGCGGCAATTGCTCCGGCGTGATGATTTCCCCCTGGAAGCGGATGAAAATGAACCCAGTGAGGCAAGCTGGACGGTGGATCTGGGCGAACGTCGCCACCTGACGTTGCCGCTGGCGAAGTTGCGGGCCTTGATGGCGCCCATTCTGGATTGGCTGGGCGATGAGCGTGAAGCCGAATCCAGAGTTGCCTTGCCCCTGACGGCAGCCGAGCACCTTGCTCCCGTGGCGGAGCATGAGCGTTGGGGTGGGCGTGAGGAAGTGACCGCCCTGGCGCAGCGCCTGCGTAAACTTCCGGCAAGCTTGCCTGCACCGGATGGTTTCAGCGGTGAGCTGCGCGATTATCAGGCCAGGGGACTGGCCTGGTTGCATTTTCTCGCTGAGCTGGGGACAGGGGGCATTCTGGCTGACGATATGGGGCTGGGCAAAACGGTGCAGGTGCTGGCCCATGTGTTGGACGAGCGGGCACGTGGCGCCCTGAAAACGCCGACGCTGGTAATCGCCCCGACCAGTCTGGTCGGTAACTGGTGTAGCGAGGCAGCACGTTTTGCACCGACACTCAAGGTGATGGCGCTGCAGGGTAATAAGGCCCAGCGTGAGCGCCAGTTTGACCAGGCGCTGCCGGAAGCGGATCTGGTCGTGACCACCTATGCGCTGTTGATTCGTGATCTGGAACGTCTGCGTGAAACGGCCTTTGGTCTACTGGTGCTGGATGAAGCACAGGCGATCAAGAACGCTGCCAGTCAGACGGCTCGGGCGGTGCGTGCCCTGGACGCCGAGCGCGCTTTGGCGATGACCGGTACGCCCCTGGAAAACCACTTGGGTGAGCTGTGGGCGCAACTGGATGCCGTGGCACCCGGTGCGCTGGGCAGCCAGCAATGGTTTGGTCAGCACTTTCGAACGCCGATCGAGAAAGAAGGCAATGGGGCTGTTCGTGAGCAACTGTCGCGTCGCCTTGCCCCGCTGATGCTGCGGCGAACCAAGCAGCAGGTACTGGCGGAACTCCCGCAAATCACCGAGACCCGTCGTGAAGTCACCCTGACGGGCACCCAACGTGAGCTGTATGAAAGCCTGCGTCTGGCTCAGCACCAGCGTGTTCAGCAAGCCGTGGCAGAACGCGGCCTGGCCAGCTCCGGCATTGTGATGCTGGATGCCCTGCTTAAGTTGCGTCAGGTGTGCTGCGACCCGCGTCTGGTCAAGCTGGATAGTGCCCGCAAGGTTAAGCGCTCAGCCAAGCTTGACCAACTACAGACATTATTGCCGCCGCTGATTGAGGAAGGACGGCGAATTCTGGTGTTTTCACAGTTTACCGAAATGCTGGAGCTGATCAGTCAGGCACTGGAAAAGGCCGGTATCACCTACACTAGCCTGACCGGCGACACACCTGGCAAGGTGCGTACACAGCGTGTGGCAGCATTTCAGCAGGGTGAGATTCCGGTTTTTCTGATCAGCCTGAAAGCAGGCGGTACCGGGCTTAACCTGACAGCCGCCGATACCGTGATTCACTATGACCCCTGGTGGAACCCAGCAGTAGAGGCGCAGGCGACTGGCCGTGCCCATCGTATGGGCCAGCAGAACCCGGTCTTTGTCTACAAGCTGATCTGTGCAGGCACTGTGGAGGAACGCATTCATGATCTGCAGGTACGCAAGGCCGACCTTGCGGCCTCAATTCTGGAAGGCGGTGCTGAGCGTCAGAGCGATGGCCCGCTGTTTGAGGAAGAAGACCTGGAGTTGCTGTTCGCCCCGATAACCTGAGGGGCTATGCAGGACGTCTGCTTGGTTTTAGGCCATGTCGCGCTCCCACGCAGCAGCGTGGGAACACGTACAGCCGATAGGCGGGCAAGGAGCATCCGCTCATATTCAGGTTAATGGTGCGGGCCGTCAGCTTCGGCAATCATGCGGTCAACCGAAGAGACATGGTATTCCTCGGCAAAGGCCCCTTCAGGTTCTTTCAGCCAGATAAAGCAGATCAGCCAGCTCAGAAAGGCGCCTGCGGCCAGAATGTAGAAGAACTGGGTGGGGGTGACAAAGGTGAAAATGGTCAGGTAGACCACCGCACCGACGTTGCCGTAGGCACCCGCCATCCCCGAAATCTGCCCGGTAATGCGCCGCTTGATGGAAGGAATAATCCCGAAAGTGGCACCTTCTGAACCTTGAACAAAGAAAGAGGTAAAGATGGTCACCGCAATGGCGACGATCAGTGGCCAGCTTTCGTTCATGGTCGCCATCAGGGTAAAGCCGATGAAGATCCCGAACATATAGCTGAGCATGACAAAGCGACGGTTGCCCATACGGTCAGAAACAGCACCGCCCATGGGGCGAGCCACCAGATTCACAAAGGCAAATGACGACGCAATGATGCCAGCGGCGGCAGCGGTCAGCCCCCAGGTCTGCTCAAAGAACATGGGCAGCATGGAGATCACCGCCAGTTCAGCGCCAAAGTTGGCAAAATAGGTGCTGTTCAGGGCAGCGACGCTGTTAAAGGAATACTTGTCGTCCTCCGGCACGCCTTTTTTCAGGATGGGCACATTGACGCGGATGATCTGGGTGACCTGGTAAACGATGATCGCGAAGATCACCAGATAAGCGATGATGGCGGCACCTGTGGACATGAAGCCCAGATCCTGAATGCGCCAGACCAGAATGGCCAGACAGCCGACCAGAGGAATGGTCCACAGGATCAGCTTGACCATATCGCCCCAGGTGCTGACTTCCATGGCCATGGCCTTGCGTGTCTTACGGTGGGAATGGGAACTGGGGCCATCGGTAATTCCGAACCAGTAATAGACCCCGTAGGCGGCCATGACCACAGCGCTCTGGGCGATGGCCCAGCGCCAACCGTCGTCACCGCCATACAGGGTGATGGCAATGGTCGGCAGCGTCATGGCGGCAGCGGCAGAACCAAAGTTACCCCAGCCTGCGTAGAAGCCTTCTGCAAAGCCGATATCGCGCGGCTTGAACCACAGTGCCGTCATGTGGATACCCACCACGAAGCCCGCACCGATGGAGCTGAGGATCAGCCGTGAGACCAGCAGCTGGGTCATGGTATCGCCAAAGGCAAAGGTCAGCGCCGGGATTGACATAGTGACCATCAGAATTGAAAACACCCGCCGTGGGCCGAAGCGGTCAAGCGCCATGCCCACAATGATACGGGCGGGAATGGTCAGGGCGACGTTACAGATAGCAAAGAGACGAATATGATCCTGGGTCAGCCAGTCCATTTCACGCAGCATGCTGGTGGCCAGCGGCGCCATGTTGAACCA from Halomonas sp. CH40 includes these protein-coding regions:
- a CDS encoding winged helix-turn-helix transcriptional regulator is translated as MVHRDYSNAGRDIKVGIYDDILNIVSPGGLPNGLTLSEALKGRSEIRNKVLARVFKELGYIEQWGSGMSRIRELCQQASNPEPAFSESGDFVDIEFARDTSLAATDTDETGGPMDGSMGGSISGKVAQTELTDRQLAVLELIKRDPHMPYRKMAEELGINDSAVKKHLDKLKAAGAIERVGGTRGYWKVKV
- a CDS encoding NYN domain-containing protein; translated protein: MTSVAIFVDTQNVYYTVREAYGKHFDYRRFWAKVTANRAVLAARCYAIDKGDAKQREFQNILRSIGFDVRLKPFIQRMDGSAKGDWDVGITLDAIEYAAKADVVVLVSGDGDFDLLAQKIREVYGKRVEVYGVAQLTAASLINAASQFIPIERDLLLG
- a CDS encoding virulence protein RhuM/Fic/DOC family protein produces the protein MAELFGKDVRTVNEHVGNVFVEGELEKALTIRKFRIVRQEGRRQVQREIDHYNLDMIISVGYRVKSQRGVQFRKWATQVLKDHLVQGYTLNQRRLTERGIEFEQAVDLLSRTLTNQGLVSNEGEAVARVISDYARSWSLLQGYDEQQLAEVGIKQPDMQPLGLEEALQAIGELKQTLIAKGEATELFGQLRGDGLASALATIEQGFGDELFYPNVATRAAHLLYFVIKNHPLADGNKRCGSFLFLWYLRRNAALLAKRVEQFINDNTLVALALLVAESQPDQKTLMIRLIEHFLLLKAPSCG
- a CDS encoding MFS transporter gives rise to the protein MKVAKLFQVRSPEIRALHLTWIAFFITFYVWFNMAPLATSMLREMDWLTQDHIRLFAICNVALTIPARIIVGMALDRFGPRRVFSILMVTMSIPALTFAFGDTMTQLLVSRLILSSIGAGFVVGIHMTALWFKPRDIGFAEGFYAGWGNFGSAAAAMTLPTIAITLYGGDDGWRWAIAQSAVVMAAYGVYYWFGITDGPSSHSHRKTRKAMAMEVSTWGDMVKLILWTIPLVGCLAILVWRIQDLGFMSTGAAIIAYLVIFAIIVYQVTQIIRVNVPILKKGVPEDDKYSFNSVAALNSTYFANFGAELAVISMLPMFFEQTWGLTAAAAGIIASSFAFVNLVARPMGGAVSDRMGNRRFVMLSYMFGIFIGFTLMATMNESWPLIVAIAVTIFTSFFVQGSEGATFGIIPSIKRRITGQISGMAGAYGNVGAVVYLTIFTFVTPTQFFYILAAGAFLSWLICFIWLKEPEGAFAEEYHVSSVDRMIAEADGPHH
- a CDS encoding Fic family protein; this encodes MYIWEQRHWPHFEWDEPVLRPTLDALRLLQGRVLGKTEAAYGQADLDVEMDALIQNALRTSEIEGERLDVDSVRSSVARQLGLEQAGVSARTTPESEALVELLLQSTHQLDEPLSREQLCLWQSMLFVQGPGVLGNVRVGKLRGDYPMQVVSGRLDQPTVHFEAPPRGQLEVELDAFLAWFNHPPQGLDGLVRAGITHLWLITLHPFDDGNGRVTRAVTDRALAQAEHQSVRFYSLSAAIMARRSAYYDQLESVQQGSLDITPWLLWFLETLKEALEQALLRIDRVLIKATFWQRHATTVLNERQIKVLNRLLDTAGEEFAQGINARKYQSLAKVSKATATRDLAELVDKGCLYQLPGGGRSTRYSVTPR
- a CDS encoding peptidoglycan-binding protein yields the protein MKFRYLLAPITAAVILSGCATSQQNVTETEEFKELMSRQAQLTAENNRLEELLNESSQSSLLPPNAKPNHCYARVVVPAVYKTETETVLVAEESERVTVIPAQYETVTERVVVEEAYEELRVIPATYKTVTEQVLVSEASTELRTIPAEYRTVTEEIMVSPAYTTWEKGRGAIERIDQATGEIMCLVEVPAEYKTVTRQELVSPERTVEVDVPAQYKTVTRRVVDQPARTETVTVPAVYETVEVVREVRKPQQQKTRIPAEYAEVTKQRMVSDADLEWREILCETNTTEDVVRRVQVALEQKGYDPVWIDGVYGDRTRNAVIQYQKDNGLPYGQLTMGTLQHMGVEL
- a CDS encoding DEAD/DEAH box helicase encodes the protein MSDSHLTNNAMGLYIALIQHRWQQFFDSASVNRGLYYAQHGNVLDGVTIERDEEWLTLSGEVKGSEKCPYQTAITINVLDRELLTDCSCPVGSRCKHAVALIQAFLNQMIGGPENRKERQLSSGGAGKPNEHDMLKKRWENWITQLSSASASPDPQDCVGAEYRLALFVDSRDWAGQIQNLAVLPVWLRPSKQKSKSKKQSWVSPRPIDVEYGGKLLPAPEGGWPSEQEDLLDQLMHGGHEFSWSRAHERLKLVSHAFQARALWTLIESDTPPLVFFRKQTGPQLEPGGDCQLAPRWQADSKGVQHLKAATLPEGALSSNAMIAKVGRGLCYLDPDKGLFGRMEGSVELVEKLHRSPPVPPEISRWLSERLDQLPAFADQLPPPTKVEEKTLKNVAPTLKVTMCVAEGQVGFRHGAPLPRWVRVGAGVVSFDYAGIDVPPEEKNTSQGYRDGQRLTVQRDLEAERALVRKLPSGMVILEQLMKVDAVPDHLEVPPWTLLLPRNGELPRQATEWQTHLAGPDEWWAMIDILRKAGCLIAFSDEFPKPPIYLEPEAWYGELEPSGNGWFDLALDIDVEGERINLLPILRQLLRRDDFPLEADENEPSEASWTVDLGERRHLTLPLAKLRALMAPILDWLGDEREAESRVALPLTAAEHLAPVAEHERWGGREEVTALAQRLRKLPASLPAPDGFSGELRDYQARGLAWLHFLAELGTGGILADDMGLGKTVQVLAHVLDERARGALKTPTLVIAPTSLVGNWCSEAARFAPTLKVMALQGNKAQRERQFDQALPEADLVVTTYALLIRDLERLRETAFGLLVLDEAQAIKNAASQTARAVRALDAERALAMTGTPLENHLGELWAQLDAVAPGALGSQQWFGQHFRTPIEKEGNGAVREQLSRRLAPLMLRRTKQQVLAELPQITETRREVTLTGTQRELYESLRLAQHQRVQQAVAERGLASSGIVMLDALLKLRQVCCDPRLVKLDSARKVKRSAKLDQLQTLLPPLIEEGRRILVFSQFTEMLELISQALEKAGITYTSLTGDTPGKVRTQRVAAFQQGEIPVFLISLKAGGTGLNLTAADTVIHYDPWWNPAVEAQATGRAHRMGQQNPVFVYKLICAGTVEERIHDLQVRKADLAASILEGGAERQSDGPLFEEEDLELLFAPIT